In Strigops habroptila isolate Jane chromosome 2, bStrHab1.2.pri, whole genome shotgun sequence, one genomic interval encodes:
- the SUPT20H gene encoding transcription factor SPT20 homolog isoform X15, translated as MQQALELALDRAEYIIESARQRPPKRKYLSSGRKSVFQKLYDLYIEECEKEPEIKKLRRNVNLLEKLVMQETLSCLVVNLYPGNEGYSLMLRGKNGSDSETIRLPYEEGELLEYLDAEELPPILVDLLEKSQVNIFHCGCVIAEIRDYRQSGNMKSPTYQSKHILLRPTMQTLICDVHSITSDNHKWTQEDKLLLESQLILATAEPLCLDPSIAVTCTTNRLLYNKQKMNTRPMKRCFKRYSRSSLNRQQEVAHYSAPPQLRLLDYLQKRKERKGAQQYDLKISKAGNCVDMWKQNPCYLTAPSEVDVEKYAKVEKSIKPDDSQPTVWPAHEIKDDYVFECEVGNQLQKTKLTIFQSLGNPLYYGKIQTLKGDEENDNLLTPSQFLIGSKTDAERVVNQYQELVQNEAKCPVKMFHNSGGSVNLSHLSPGKEMEQPESISGSVQSSVLGKGVKHRPPPIKLPSSSGSSSSGNIFSPQQSSGHLKSPTPPPPSKPPGLSRKQSMDLNQVSMLSPAAMSPASSSQRTTSTQVMANPAGLNFINVVGSVCGAQTLMSGSNPMLGCNTGAIAPAGINLSGILPSGGLVPNALPAAMQSASQAGSPFGLKNASNLRPLNLLQGSDQGPSTQDQALSAQQAAVINLTGVGNFMQPQATAVAILAASNGYGSSSGTSSSPAAATAFRQPLKK; from the exons AAGCTGAGGCGAAATGTGAATTTACTTGAGAAGCTGGTTATGCAGGAGACGTTGTCATGCCTGGTAGTGAACCTCTATCCGGGAAATGAGGGTTATTCACTTAtgctcaggggaaaaaatggttCAG ATTCTGAGACCATCCGGCTGCCTTATGAGGAAGGAGAGCTGCTTGAATATTTGGATGCAGAGGAACTACCACCTATTTTGGTTGACCTTTTAGAAAAATCTCAG gttaacatttttcattgtgGATGTGTCATAGCAGAAATACGTGACTATAGGCAGTCTGGTAACATGAAATCTCCAACATACCAAAGCAAGCACATTCTTTTGCGTCCGACAATGCAG ACTTTAATTTGTGATGTGCATTCTATAACAAGTGACAACCACAAATGGACACAG GAGGACAAACTCCTACTTGAAAGCCAACTTATTCTGGCTACGGCAGAGCCTTTGTGTCTTGATCCTTCAATAGCAGTGACCTGTACTACAAATAGACTCCTGTACAACAAGCAGAAGATGAATACTCGTCCCATGAAACG GTGCTTCAAAAGGTACTCAAGGTCGTCTCTGAACAGACAGCAGGAAGTAGCTCACTATTCAGCTCCACCTCAGCTCAGGCTACTTGACTacttgcagaagagaaaggagaggaaaggagccCAGCAGTATGACCTCAAAATTTCTAAAGCTGGAAAT TGCGTAGATATGTGGAAACAGAACCCTTGCTACTTGACTGCACCTTCTGAAGTGGAC GTGGAAAAGTATGCCAAAGTGGAAAAGTCTATCAAGCCTGATGACTCGCAACCAACTGTCTGGCCAGCACAT gaaataaaagatgatTATGTGTTTGAATGTGAAGTTGGTAATCagcttcaaaaaacaaaactgaccatttttcagtctcttggCAATCCTTTGTACTATGGTAAAATTCAGACACTCAAAGGTGATGAAGAAAATGACAACCTATTAACTCCATCACA gtTTCTTATTGGTTCCAAGACTGATGCTGAAAG AGTGGTGAACCAGTATCAGGAGTTAGTACAAAATGAAGCTAAATGTCCTGTGAAAATGTTTCATAATTCAGGTGGATCAGTCAATCTTAGTCATCTTTCTCcagggaaggaaatggaa CAGCCAGAAAGTATATCAGGCTCTGTTCAGTCTTCAGTATTGGGCAAAGGTGTAAAACACCGACCTCCTCCCATCAAATTACCTTCAAGTTCAGGAAGTAGCTCTTCAG GTAATATTTTTAGTCCGCAACAGTCAAGTGGCCATCTAAAATCCccaactcctcctcctccttctaAGCCTCCTGGTCTTTCTCGGAAACAATCTATGGATCTTAATCAAGTTAGCATGCTCTCTCCAGCTGCCATGTCTCCTGCAAGCTCTTCACAAA GAACAACATCCACCCAGGTCATGGCAAACCCTGCAGGACTTAACTTCATCAATGTAGTGGGCTCTGTGTG TGGAGCGCAGACACTGATGAGTGGTTCAAACCCTATGTTGGGGTGCAACACTGGTGCCATAGCCCCTGCAGGTATAAATCTGAGTGGCATTTTACCATCAGGAGGTCTGGTACCAAATGCGCTGCCTGCTGCAATGCAGTCTGCCTCTCAAGCAG GCAGCCCCTTTGGTTTGAAAAATGCATCAAATCTTCGGCCCTTAAATCTTCTACAG GGCTCTGACCAAGGTCCATCTACTCAAGATCAGGCATTATCTGCCCAACAAGCTGCTGTAATTAACCTGACCGGAGTAGGGAATTTTATGCAACCTCAAGCCACAG CAGTTGCGATTCTTGCAGCATCAAATGGCtatggcagcagcagcggcacaAGCAGCTCACCTGCGGCAGCAACAGCATTCAGGCAGCCACtcaaaaagtaa
- the SUPT20H gene encoding transcription factor SPT20 homolog isoform X17 yields MQQALELALDRAEYIIESARQRPPKRKYLSSGRKSVFQKLYDLYIEECEKEPEIKKLRRNVNLLEKLVMQETLSCLVVNLYPGNEGYSLMLRGKNGSDSETIRLPYEEGELLEYLDAEELPPILVDLLEKSQVNIFHCGCVIAEIRDYRQSGNMKSPTYQSKHILLRPTMQTLICDVHSITSDNHKWTQEDKLLLESQLILATAEPLCLDPSIAVTCTTNRLLYNKQKMNTRPMKRCFKRYSRSSLNRQQEVAHYSAPPQLRLLDYLQKRKERKGAQQYDLKISKAGNCVDMWKQNPCYLTAPSEVDVEKYAKVEKSIKPDDSQPTVWPAHEIKDDYVFECEVGNQLQKTKLTIFQSLGNPLYYGKIQTLKGDEENDNLLTPSQFLIGSKTDAERVVNQYQELVQNEAKCPVKMFHNSGGSVNLSHLSPGKEMEQPESISGSVQSSVLGKGVKHRPPPIKLPSSSGSSSSGNIFSPQQSSGHLKSPTPPPPSKPPGLSRKQSMDLNQVSMLSPAAMSPASSSQRSGTPKPSTPTPTSTPSSTPHPPDAQSSTPITPSATPTPQDSGFTPQPTLLTPFAQQQMSLSQALPVMTIPLSTMVTSITTGTTSTQVMANPAGLNFINVVGSVCGAQTLMSGSNPMLGCNTGAIAPAGINLSGILPSGGLVPNALPAAMQSASQAGSPFGLKNASNLRPLNLLQLPGGSLTFNPLQQQPLSQFSPQQQSQQFTTCSPQRQGEQVCANSPQPGGSDQGPSTQDQALSAQQAAVINLTGVGNFMQPQATVLSQLGSAVNRPGQSLPQQRLQLSSALQQQQQQALQQQQQQQIQLRFLQHQMAMAAAAAQAAHLRQQQHSGSHSKSKRKRGPLAPPQS; encoded by the exons AAGCTGAGGCGAAATGTGAATTTACTTGAGAAGCTGGTTATGCAGGAGACGTTGTCATGCCTGGTAGTGAACCTCTATCCGGGAAATGAGGGTTATTCACTTAtgctcaggggaaaaaatggttCAG ATTCTGAGACCATCCGGCTGCCTTATGAGGAAGGAGAGCTGCTTGAATATTTGGATGCAGAGGAACTACCACCTATTTTGGTTGACCTTTTAGAAAAATCTCAG gttaacatttttcattgtgGATGTGTCATAGCAGAAATACGTGACTATAGGCAGTCTGGTAACATGAAATCTCCAACATACCAAAGCAAGCACATTCTTTTGCGTCCGACAATGCAG ACTTTAATTTGTGATGTGCATTCTATAACAAGTGACAACCACAAATGGACACAG GAGGACAAACTCCTACTTGAAAGCCAACTTATTCTGGCTACGGCAGAGCCTTTGTGTCTTGATCCTTCAATAGCAGTGACCTGTACTACAAATAGACTCCTGTACAACAAGCAGAAGATGAATACTCGTCCCATGAAACG GTGCTTCAAAAGGTACTCAAGGTCGTCTCTGAACAGACAGCAGGAAGTAGCTCACTATTCAGCTCCACCTCAGCTCAGGCTACTTGACTacttgcagaagagaaaggagaggaaaggagccCAGCAGTATGACCTCAAAATTTCTAAAGCTGGAAAT TGCGTAGATATGTGGAAACAGAACCCTTGCTACTTGACTGCACCTTCTGAAGTGGAC GTGGAAAAGTATGCCAAAGTGGAAAAGTCTATCAAGCCTGATGACTCGCAACCAACTGTCTGGCCAGCACAT gaaataaaagatgatTATGTGTTTGAATGTGAAGTTGGTAATCagcttcaaaaaacaaaactgaccatttttcagtctcttggCAATCCTTTGTACTATGGTAAAATTCAGACACTCAAAGGTGATGAAGAAAATGACAACCTATTAACTCCATCACA gtTTCTTATTGGTTCCAAGACTGATGCTGAAAG AGTGGTGAACCAGTATCAGGAGTTAGTACAAAATGAAGCTAAATGTCCTGTGAAAATGTTTCATAATTCAGGTGGATCAGTCAATCTTAGTCATCTTTCTCcagggaaggaaatggaa CAGCCAGAAAGTATATCAGGCTCTGTTCAGTCTTCAGTATTGGGCAAAGGTGTAAAACACCGACCTCCTCCCATCAAATTACCTTCAAGTTCAGGAAGTAGCTCTTCAG GTAATATTTTTAGTCCGCAACAGTCAAGTGGCCATCTAAAATCCccaactcctcctcctccttctaAGCCTCCTGGTCTTTCTCGGAAACAATCTATGGATCTTAATCAAGTTAGCATGCTCTCTCCAGCTGCCATGTCTCCTGCAAGCTCTTCACAAA GGTCTGGAACTCCTAAACCATCTACTCCTACTCCAACCAGCACCCCTTCATCGACCCCACACCCTCCTGATGCTCAGAGCTCAACTCCTATTACCCCTTCTGCCACCCCTACTCCCCAAGATTCAGGCTTCACCCCTCAGCCCACTTTGTTAACCCCgtttgctcagcagcagatgTCTCTGAGCCAGGCACTGCCTGTAATGACCATTCCTCTTTCCACCATGGTAACATCCATTACTACAGGAACAACATCCACCCAGGTCATGGCAAACCCTGCAGGACTTAACTTCATCAATGTAGTGGGCTCTGTGTG TGGAGCGCAGACACTGATGAGTGGTTCAAACCCTATGTTGGGGTGCAACACTGGTGCCATAGCCCCTGCAGGTATAAATCTGAGTGGCATTTTACCATCAGGAGGTCTGGTACCAAATGCGCTGCCTGCTGCAATGCAGTCTGCCTCTCAAGCAG GCAGCCCCTTTGGTTTGAAAAATGCATCAAATCTTCGGCCCTTAAATCTTCTACAG CTTCCAGGTGGTTCACTTACTTTTAAcccactccagcagcagccGCTGTCACAGTTTTCTCCACAGCAACAATCTCAGCAATTTACAACCTGTAGTCCTCAGCGACAGGGAGAACAGGTGTGTGCTAACAGCCCTCAGCCTGGG GGCTCTGACCAAGGTCCATCTACTCAAGATCAGGCATTATCTGCCCAACAAGCTGCTGTAATTAACCTGACCGGAGTAGGGAATTTTATGCAACCTCAAGCCACAG TGTTGTCTCAGCTTGGCTCTGCTGTGAACAGACCTGGGCAAAGCCTTCCTCAGCAGAGACTCCAGCTCTCTTCTGCCttacaacagcaacaacaacaagccttgcagcagcagcagcagcaacagataCAA TTGCGATTCTTGCAGCATCAAATGGCtatggcagcagcagcggcacaAGCAGCTCACCTGCGGCAGCAACAGCATTCAGGCAGCCACtcaaaaagtaaaaggaaaagaggcCCACTGGCCCCTCCACAGTCCTGA
- the SUPT20H gene encoding transcription factor SPT20 homolog isoform X4, whose protein sequence is MQQALELALDRAEYIIESARQRPPKRKYLSSGRKSVFQKLYDLYIEECEKEPEIKKLRRNVNLLEKLVMQETLSCLVVNLYPGNEGYSLMLRGKNGSDSETIRLPYEEGELLEYLDAEELPPILVDLLEKSQVNIFHCGCVIAEIRDYRQSGNMKSPTYQSKHILLRPTMQTLICDVHSITSDNHKWTQEDKLLLESQLILATAEPLCLDPSIAVTCTTNRLLYNKQKMNTRPMKRCFKRYSRSSLNRQQEVAHYSAPPQLRLLDYLQKRKERKGAQQYDLKISKAGNCVDMWKQNPCYLTAPSEVDVEKYAKVEKSIKPDDSQPTVWPAHEIKDDYVFECEVGNQLQKTKLTIFQSLGNPLYYGKIQTLKGDEENDNLLTPSQFLIGSKTDAERVVNQYQELVQNEAKCPVKMFHNSGGSVNLSHLSPGKEMEQPESISGSVQSSVLGKGVKHRPPPIKLPSSSGSSSSGNIFSPQQSSGHLKSPTPPPPSKPPGLSRKQSMDLNQVSMLSPAAMSPASSSQRSGTPKPSTPTPTSTPSSTPHPPDAQSSTPITPSATPTPQDSGFTPQPTLLTPFAQQQMSLSQALPVMTIPLSTMVTSITTGTTSTQVMANPAGLNFINVVGSVCGAQTLMSGSNPMLGCNTGAIAPAGINLSGILPSGGLVPNALPAAMQSASQAGSPFGLKNASNLRPLNLLQGSDQGPSTQDQALSAQQAAVINLTGVGNFMQPQATVLSQLGSAVNRPGQSLPQQRLQLSSALQQQQQQALQQQQQQQIQQLRFLQHQMAMAAAAAQAAHLRQQQHSGSHSKSKRKRGPLAPPQS, encoded by the exons AAGCTGAGGCGAAATGTGAATTTACTTGAGAAGCTGGTTATGCAGGAGACGTTGTCATGCCTGGTAGTGAACCTCTATCCGGGAAATGAGGGTTATTCACTTAtgctcaggggaaaaaatggttCAG ATTCTGAGACCATCCGGCTGCCTTATGAGGAAGGAGAGCTGCTTGAATATTTGGATGCAGAGGAACTACCACCTATTTTGGTTGACCTTTTAGAAAAATCTCAG gttaacatttttcattgtgGATGTGTCATAGCAGAAATACGTGACTATAGGCAGTCTGGTAACATGAAATCTCCAACATACCAAAGCAAGCACATTCTTTTGCGTCCGACAATGCAG ACTTTAATTTGTGATGTGCATTCTATAACAAGTGACAACCACAAATGGACACAG GAGGACAAACTCCTACTTGAAAGCCAACTTATTCTGGCTACGGCAGAGCCTTTGTGTCTTGATCCTTCAATAGCAGTGACCTGTACTACAAATAGACTCCTGTACAACAAGCAGAAGATGAATACTCGTCCCATGAAACG GTGCTTCAAAAGGTACTCAAGGTCGTCTCTGAACAGACAGCAGGAAGTAGCTCACTATTCAGCTCCACCTCAGCTCAGGCTACTTGACTacttgcagaagagaaaggagaggaaaggagccCAGCAGTATGACCTCAAAATTTCTAAAGCTGGAAAT TGCGTAGATATGTGGAAACAGAACCCTTGCTACTTGACTGCACCTTCTGAAGTGGAC GTGGAAAAGTATGCCAAAGTGGAAAAGTCTATCAAGCCTGATGACTCGCAACCAACTGTCTGGCCAGCACAT gaaataaaagatgatTATGTGTTTGAATGTGAAGTTGGTAATCagcttcaaaaaacaaaactgaccatttttcagtctcttggCAATCCTTTGTACTATGGTAAAATTCAGACACTCAAAGGTGATGAAGAAAATGACAACCTATTAACTCCATCACA gtTTCTTATTGGTTCCAAGACTGATGCTGAAAG AGTGGTGAACCAGTATCAGGAGTTAGTACAAAATGAAGCTAAATGTCCTGTGAAAATGTTTCATAATTCAGGTGGATCAGTCAATCTTAGTCATCTTTCTCcagggaaggaaatggaa CAGCCAGAAAGTATATCAGGCTCTGTTCAGTCTTCAGTATTGGGCAAAGGTGTAAAACACCGACCTCCTCCCATCAAATTACCTTCAAGTTCAGGAAGTAGCTCTTCAG GTAATATTTTTAGTCCGCAACAGTCAAGTGGCCATCTAAAATCCccaactcctcctcctccttctaAGCCTCCTGGTCTTTCTCGGAAACAATCTATGGATCTTAATCAAGTTAGCATGCTCTCTCCAGCTGCCATGTCTCCTGCAAGCTCTTCACAAA GGTCTGGAACTCCTAAACCATCTACTCCTACTCCAACCAGCACCCCTTCATCGACCCCACACCCTCCTGATGCTCAGAGCTCAACTCCTATTACCCCTTCTGCCACCCCTACTCCCCAAGATTCAGGCTTCACCCCTCAGCCCACTTTGTTAACCCCgtttgctcagcagcagatgTCTCTGAGCCAGGCACTGCCTGTAATGACCATTCCTCTTTCCACCATGGTAACATCCATTACTACAGGAACAACATCCACCCAGGTCATGGCAAACCCTGCAGGACTTAACTTCATCAATGTAGTGGGCTCTGTGTG TGGAGCGCAGACACTGATGAGTGGTTCAAACCCTATGTTGGGGTGCAACACTGGTGCCATAGCCCCTGCAGGTATAAATCTGAGTGGCATTTTACCATCAGGAGGTCTGGTACCAAATGCGCTGCCTGCTGCAATGCAGTCTGCCTCTCAAGCAG GCAGCCCCTTTGGTTTGAAAAATGCATCAAATCTTCGGCCCTTAAATCTTCTACAG GGCTCTGACCAAGGTCCATCTACTCAAGATCAGGCATTATCTGCCCAACAAGCTGCTGTAATTAACCTGACCGGAGTAGGGAATTTTATGCAACCTCAAGCCACAG TGTTGTCTCAGCTTGGCTCTGCTGTGAACAGACCTGGGCAAAGCCTTCCTCAGCAGAGACTCCAGCTCTCTTCTGCCttacaacagcaacaacaacaagccttgcagcagcagcagcagcaacagataCAA CAGTTGCGATTCTTGCAGCATCAAATGGCtatggcagcagcagcggcacaAGCAGCTCACCTGCGGCAGCAACAGCATTCAGGCAGCCACtcaaaaagtaaaaggaaaagaggcCCACTGGCCCCTCCACAGTCCTGA